The Afipia massiliensis genome has a segment encoding these proteins:
- a CDS encoding RrF2 family transcriptional regulator: protein MRLTTYSDYALRMLMYLALKEDRLATIAEIAASYDISSNHLMKVAHQLGVAGYVETVRGRGGGLRLAKQPETIRLADVVRYTEPDMAIASCFQPLDVPCAIGSCCVLRSALAKARDAFMNVLEGYTLTDLVRPRARLAGLLGIPDAA from the coding sequence ATGCGACTGACGACATATTCCGACTATGCCCTGCGAATGCTGATGTATCTCGCATTGAAAGAGGATCGGCTGGCGACGATCGCCGAGATCGCAGCCAGCTATGACATTTCGTCAAATCACCTGATGAAGGTGGCTCATCAACTGGGCGTCGCGGGGTATGTCGAAACCGTGCGCGGCCGCGGCGGCGGTTTGCGGCTGGCAAAGCAGCCGGAAACCATCCGTCTGGCCGACGTGGTGCGTTACACCGAGCCCGACATGGCCATCGCGTCGTGCTTCCAGCCGCTCGATGTCCCCTGCGCGATCGGCTCGTGCTGTGTCCTTCGCAGCGCGCTGGCGAAAGCCCGCGACGCGTTTATGAATGTTCTGGAGGGTTACACGCTGACCGATCTGGTGCGGCCCCGCGCGCGGCTGGCGGGCCTTCTGGGCATTCCCGACGCTGCGTGA